The Celeribacter marinus genome window below encodes:
- a CDS encoding TIGR02300 family protein, translating to MPNEEWGVKRVCPTTGKRFYDLNKDPIVSPYTGETVTFDANNKTHVAVEKAKPAPEDIEDDEDDLLVDDDDDIDLDDDLLDDDEDDNVSLDEIADVAADDDD from the coding sequence ATGCCCAACGAGGAATGGGGTGTAAAGCGCGTCTGCCCAACCACGGGTAAACGGTTTTACGACCTGAACAAAGACCCGATCGTGTCGCCTTACACGGGTGAAACCGTGACGTTTGACGCCAACAACAAAACACATGTTGCCGTCGAAAAAGCGAAACCCGCACCCGAAGACATCGAAGACGACGAAGATGATCTCTTGGTTGACGACGATGACGACATCGATCTCGACGATGATCTGCTGGATGACGACGAGGACGACAACGTGTCGCTCGACGAAATCGCAGATGTTGCGGCAGACGACGACGATTAA
- a CDS encoding M48 family metallopeptidase, translating to MTEFILEGETPVRVSLRRSAQARRLSLRVSRLDGRVTLTMPRHVPEREAVAFVREKEVWVRRQLDRQVAVRRPAFGVTIPVLGAPLEIIQGAGRGARMEAGCLVVPGGEDMLMARITAYLKLQARTRLRQASDSYAAALGVSFGKITLRDTRSRWGSCTSDGNLMYSWRLVMAPEAVLDYVAAHEVAHLLEMNHSPAYWAHVARVCPQYRQHRDWLRVYGQELHAWDFSH from the coding sequence ATGACTGAGTTCATTTTGGAGGGGGAGACGCCCGTGCGGGTGTCCTTGCGCCGTTCAGCGCAGGCGCGCAGGTTGTCGCTGCGGGTGTCGCGTCTGGATGGGCGTGTGACGTTGACCATGCCGCGTCATGTCCCCGAGCGCGAGGCCGTGGCGTTTGTGCGCGAAAAGGAAGTCTGGGTACGGCGGCAGCTGGATCGTCAGGTTGCCGTGCGTCGCCCTGCCTTTGGGGTCACGATTCCGGTTTTGGGCGCGCCATTGGAAATCATCCAAGGCGCAGGGCGTGGTGCGCGGATGGAGGCGGGATGCCTTGTGGTTCCGGGCGGTGAAGACATGCTGATGGCGCGGATCACGGCCTATCTCAAACTACAGGCCCGGACCCGTCTGCGACAGGCATCGGACAGTTATGCCGCGGCGCTCGGTGTCTCGTTTGGCAAGATCACGTTACGTGATACGCGGTCGCGGTGGGGATCGTGCACCTCTGACGGCAATCTGATGTACTCATGGCGGCTTGTTATGGCCCCTGAGGCCGTGTTGGACTATGTGGCGGCCCATGAGGTGGCTCACCTACTGGAAATGAACCACAGCCCCGCATATTGGGCGCATGTGGCGCGTGTGTGCCCACAGTATCGCCAGCATCGCGATTGGTTGCGTGTTTACGGCCAAGAATTGCATGCATGGGACTTCTCACATTGA